The following DNA comes from Mucisphaera calidilacus.
TAACGCGTCTTGCTGATCAACCACATGAACAGTGGGGTGCACAGATAAGCAATGCCACCGAAGACGAAAGCGTACCGATAGTCATTACTCGCCCATAGGATCACCCAACCGGATAGCTGTGCACCGATGATCTGAAGTATCCGGCAGAATATCTGATTCGCACTTAACAGCTGGCCAAAGCGATCCTGAGGCAGATACGCAAAGAGCATCGGCAACAGTGTCGCTGTGAGGACCCCGTTCGCTGCTGCGAAGAGGACATAAACGACGACCAGCATAGACTGGCTTTCCGCGAGAAGAAGACCGATCTGTAGAGCTCCAACAACCGCGCAGCCCGCACCCCAGAGTAGTTTCGGCCCCGAGCGGTCGATCAGCCAACCCGCCGGTATGAGGAACAGCATTGAGGTGGCGGTGCCGATGGCAAGCAGATTCCCTAGATACTCGCTGCTCAGGCCAAGCCCCACGTCCTCACTCGTGACGTAGATATTGAAGTAGCTTCCCATCACTGGGCCGCCTAACGCGGTGGCACCAATAACAAAACCCAACAGTATGATGTACCGATTACCGAAGCCCAGCTTGGCGTAGTCAGTAACCGCAGACATCAATGTCTTGCGTGCAGGAGGCGGAGGGTACTTGCCCTCCTTCACCAGAATCAGCATCCCCATCTCAACGATGAAGGCCAGCGTAGAGATCCCAATGAAGACGGCGACGGGGTGATCATCAAAGAAGCGGAGAACACCCGCCTGAAAGAAGATCGCACCCACGCCCCCGATCAGCCTCATGCCCGCAACAAAGCGCCCCATTAGTTCTGGTGGCACCACATCGTTGTACAACGCATTGAGAATATTCGATCCCGCACCTGCAAACGAGATTAGTGCCAGCGGAATGATCGCGGCTGCGAAGGAGTCGACAAAGGGGAGCATCAGAAGCCCCACGTACCAGATCGGCGTCGTGAGGAAGTCGTAGGGTCGTCTACGTCCCCAGCGGGTCTGTGTCCGGTCGCTCATTGTTCCGATGATCGGAAAGACGAGCAGAGCTCCCAACGGAATGATCGCCAAGAGCGTGCCAATCTGCCCCGCATCCATTCCCTTGCTATGCAGCAGCAGTGGCAGCAGTACCGGGAAAGCCACAAACTCGAGATTGAACGTGAATTGTCCCACAAAAAGGATAGAGAATAGCCGTGCAAGTCGAGCGCGTGTGTAAATAAGTGACCCACAGCGCCAGACTCTCCGGCCTTGCTCGTCATAGAGGTTGCCTTCTCGCTCGAAGACAGCCACTTCGGGTGGTACTTCCACGCTCGCTTGCTCCGCGAGATTGTCATCAGGCATATCGCTCAACCTCTTTGCAGTGCACCCAATCATCCTGGTGCATCAGACGCCATGCATGGGCCCCTTCTCCAACAGCATGCACACCCGTTGGCAGATGAACTTCCGCACGGTGGCCTTGGGGGAGTTCAACGTTCACCTCAAGCAGGCGGTTAGTGAGCACCCAACTCGCCGTGATTATCCCATCACCGATGGGGACTGAACACGAAGCCCGGGAACAGAGGGTGCTCTCCCAGTGGGGCTTGATGACGACCTCTCCCCATGCAGGCGCGGTCGGCCTAAGCCCGCATAGCAGCTGAGGCAACAAATGAATCGGATGTGCTGACCAAGCATGCGAGCAGGTGGTGTCGCCATCACCTGGCGGCTCGAAGCGCTCCCAAGTACCGCCAAACGGCACCATGGGCAACCAATGTTCACGAAGATGATTGAGCGCCAGATCAGTCAGTCCCCAGTGATGAGCTGCTTCGTAGATGTAAGCCAGCCAGAAAGGTGTGGGTTGAGCCCCTTCGCTCAATTCACCCTTGAGGTAGCTGCCTAGATAACGATCGGCGAGTGCCGATGCCTCTTCAGGCACTACATCAACCAACAGTGCTTGTACCTGTGTGTGCAGCGATGCTGAAGGATACAGACTTCCATCCTCAGCAAAGCCGTCCCTGAAGTGCTGATTCTCAGCATCCCAGAGCTTCTCAATGATCGAGTGTCTCAAGACCTCAGCCAGCTTGCCTACACGCTGGGCTCGCCCCCCCAGACCCACGACATCAACAAGTTCCGCCACACGATCCAACGCTTCGAGGAGCATCATACTGAGCAAGGCAGGGCGGCCCTTACGTGGCAGATCAGGCGTCCAGTCAAGAAAAAGCCAGTACCGCGAGTCCGCAGGAACCAACTCGCCATCCGCCAGGCCATATTGCTCGAAGTAGCCCAAGACCTGATCGATCCTCGGCCAGAGCTCCTCAAAAAGACAGGGATCCCCAGTCTGAAAATAATCATCCCAGATCGTCAGCATCCAGATCGGCGCATAATCAGGCAAGACACAGTAATGGCCGATGGTCGGCGCGTGCCCATAGGTCAACCCCTCGGCTGTCGCCTGCTGAGGATCACCGACCTGACGGAGCCCACGACGAAATAGTCGCACGTCGTCCGACAGATAGAACGTGTTCCTGGCTTGGATGCGCGTGTCTCCCCACCACTGAGCCTGCTCACGCCATGGTGTGTCCACATAGGCATCGATCATGCAGTTGCGCTGAGTGCTCACCGAGACCCTGTATATCTCCATGAGATCATGTCGATCCGTTTCGAACTCACCTCTTATCTCCAGCGGATAGAGCGTCTCTCGATGCCCAACTGAGAGATTGATTTCTGAAGCAGGGCCATTAATGAGAAGCGTGGCAAAACGATGACCGATGATCTGGAAGGCATGATAAGCCTGTACTCCCTCACCAAAGCAGACTCGCGTTGCCATATCAACACGGCTGTGATCCCTAGGATCAGAGAGTATTGGTCGGCCGGTCTCATCCGCCGCTTCTGAATAAACGATGTCGAGCTTAGATTCAGATGCCGAACTATCTGCCTCGAGTAGCAACTCTCCCACACTGGGACGGCCAAGATCAATCGTCACGCCAACAGTATGGCCTTCTGTTACTTGAGGCAGCTGTAGCCGTAGCCAATCACCATCCTTGTCCCATTGAATGTGTGGCTGCTGCCAGTCAGCACTGTTTAGAGCCTCGAAGTATCGAGAGGTGATGCCATCGCCGTCTTCGGTAAGGTGATCATCACTGAGTATTGCCTGCCCGATGACTGACTGGTAGGGTAGCTGCTGTGTGGTGAGCGACGGTATGCCGCGTTGTTCTACGCGATCCCAAGGGCGACCCCCAAAAGGAAGAACAAAGGGTTCAACCCAGGAATCGCCCCCCAGATCAAGATCGGTCGCGTGCCAATCACCATCACGCTCGCGAAGATCTACGCGCTCCTGAAACCCGAGTTGCTTACTCAGCTTGATCATCCTGCGCACGCGCGTTGGATCGTTTCGGCAGAGCCAGGAGGAATCAGATCGGATCACGAGATCGCCGATCTCGGCTGCGCATAGCAGGCCTGCAGCCCCCTCGGATCGATAGCGGAAGGTGCCCACACCCGGGTTATGCACTAGCACACCTATAACATTGATGCCCTCACGTAGATATACATCCAATACATATTCATCAACCGGCCAGTGAGACTGATACCCCCGTGCTGGTCCACGCCCCACATACTGACCATTGATGAATAGCTGATACGACTCGTCGGCCGTAATACACATTAGGCACTGTGTGGGAAGAAGCTTCAGCTCAAAGGTCTTGCGAAACTGTACGTAACGATTGACCGGATCCAGCGTCGGCTCGTCATGCCAGAGCCACGAAGCTTCCGGAAGCACTTCCTGAAAGAGATCTTGGTTGTTCATAAATGTAGTTTAGTTGAGAAGTGAAACTAGCCACGCCTAAAGAGAACCTGACGCTGATAGGTGCTATCCGGCATCGATCGGTGCACCATGTCATCCAGAGGCCTTAACACCGCCCCGCTCACACGATCAATCAACGTTGCGGGTTCACTGACTTCCAGACGCTCCGGATGTAGCTGATCACCGATCAACCAAGGCATTGAGTAGCTGCCTAAGACCAACGGGCCCCACTGAATCCGTACTCGATCAGAGTCATGGCTCCATGCGTCAAGTGTCCAGGCCATCCGCCAGGTGCACTCAATTCGAGATCCAGCCTTTGGCATAAACTCAAAAACAGACCACTGCCCAACGCGCTCCACGGGATGCGCAATCCCATCAATCCGGATAATCGGATCCTCATCATCAAGAACCGGCAATCGCCAGCAAATAGACTCAGATATCGATGAAGACAGAACCTCAACAACGAGTCGCCCCTCACGGGGGTAACCGGAATCGATCTTGAGCTGCAGACGCTCGCCACCAAGGCTCAGTTCCGCCTGAACACTCTCTAATAAACCAAGACTGATCTGCTTGTCAACGACACGCAACGCCGAAGCCGCCGCATAAGCAAGCCCATCCGCGCCACGCATTGTGCAGCACCAGGGAGCCTCAGGCGTCGAGATCCCAACATGATGACCGCGTACACCCACACAGCTGTCGCACCCATAGCCCCCATTACACCGCTGAGCGTGCCCCAGCCCGCTGTACCAGATTCCATGTAAAGCCTTAAGATGGCGAAACTGCCCTTTGGCCTGCCAGAGATGCTCCGCGACCATCATCGCATCAACGATCGCGCACGGCTCTGTCCAACTCGGTCGTCCAAACCAGTTCTGATTCTGATAGAGAGCCGTCGAGCCATACTGCAAGTACAGATCGAAACGAGATTCAACTGAATCAATCAGATCAGGGCGGTTAAGGATTCTGGCCGCTCGTAGCAAAGCCCGGCAGGCGGTCAGGGTGGCGTGTGTTTGCGCCTGAGCCTGAACTACATCGATCAAGAGAAAACGCTCGGCCATCGCCGAGATCAAGTCACGAAGCTCTTCTGAAGCATAATGCCGATAGAACGAGGTCAGGCCGTCAAGAAAGATGAAGGCACAGCCCACGTCGGTGGAAATCCGCCAGCCGTCGATCGCCTGACTCAGATGCCCCGCATGCAGGCCGCTCCGATCACCCGAGCTTGGCGGAGTGAGTGGGTAGCTCGCGATCAGACCCTTAAGGCCTTGCGTCAGCCCATCGACCACACGCCTGCCACGAACCAGCCAACGCGGATCACCAGTCACGTCGTAAGCCGCGCCAAGACCGCGCAGTACCCAGCCATGCGATGACAGCTGCTGCTCGTCTGCCAGCCCGCTTGAAACGATCGCCCCAAAATAGCCCTGCCTATTGACATGGCGCTCCCAGCCCTTATCCAGCGTCTCCACCAGGGGGTGGGCCATGCCGCTCGTAGCCGAAAGCCGCGAAGCTGCCAGCAACGCACGCCCTTCATAATCTCCCGGCCACTCATAACCGGGCGTGTGCGTAAAAATCTCCTCAGCGGTGTAAGGCGACATCAATAACCGCTCGTAACTCAACAAAACACGCTTGGCAAGGTTTCCCGAGGCCGTAACTGAGAGAACTCGACTCTTACGACGTCGAGGGGGCACCTGCACGGATTGGCTGACAACCACGGCAGGTGTATCTGGAATGGTGCGTGTGCCTGAATTCATGCTAAAACTCGATGAACAATGAAGTCAGATATAGCATGCCTATCAAACGAAGCCCGGCGCTCTGGCTCATCTCCGATCATTCCGGAATCGTCAGGTCAGTGAATAAAAACAACACCGAAAGCAGCCATGAGTCAGGTGAAATCGCCCAGATTCTCTGCTAACCTTTCTTGAATGGTTAGATGAGGCAACCGACAACGCTATGCCTACCGCCCCAGCATCTCGACAGGCCGGATTCGGCTTCAACGGCAATTACATGGACATTGAGCCCATGGCCGCACCTCATCAGCACCTCGACATCGAGATCGATTTCATCCTCGAGGGTGGTGCAGAATATACCATCGCCAACAAACATATACGCCTCATACCCGGTCATCTGCTCATCTTCTGGTCGACTATCCCGCATCAGGTCAAGCGTTTTGAGCCTGAAACTAAAGGCTGCTACCTTCACCTGCCCATCATGGAATTCTTCCACTGGAACCTGAAGTCCGACCTCGTCGCACGTGTCAGTTCTTGCGAAACCGTCCTCATCGAGTCGGGCAGGTACTACGAACTCGACCGCAACCTCTTCAAGCTGTGGGTTGAAGATTTCCTTAGCCCAGGCTTTAAGAACTCGCTCGCCGTCAGAAGACAGCTGATGAATGAGATCGAATATCGATTTCGACGCGTCGAACCCGACGCCATCAATGCCATGCCTACCGTCCTCAACGGGCCCGTCCCTGATGTCGTCATCGAGATGGCTAAGTGCATTGCCAGCGATTGCTGCGCCCCTTGTTTCACCGTACAGACGGTCGCACAACAGGTCGAGCTCAACGAACGCTACGCCATGACGCTCTTCAAAAAAAGCCTCGGAATGACCATCCACGAATTCATCCTCAGGCACCGCGTCGCCCACGCCCAGTATCTCCTAGCGACAACCGATCAGACCGTCCTGGCCGTCGGCCTAGAAAGCGGCTTTGGCTCGCAAAGCAGCTTCTACGCGGCCTTCAAGCGCTACGCCAAGCTAGCTCCCGCCGACTACCGAGAGCAACTCCACAGCTCTAACTAACTACTGCCTGTAAATCTGGAGAATCTGATAATCCCGGAAGTGTCTGGGTGGCAGACGGAAGCCGTGGATTGAAGATCGCGGCATATTGTTGTACGAATCAAGAGTGATTTCCATGTTTCGTGCAGCCTAGATGCCAGATCAATGGTCTCAACCCCGAATTAATCGATTCATCTGGCATGAACATAACGGAGTCTCGATATGGCCAGCATGCCAGATATTCAGTTGATCAATAATCGCGCCTTCACTCTTATTGAACTCCTCGTGGTGATCTCCATCATTGCCCTGCTCATCGGCATCCTGCTGCCGGCTCTTGGTGCCGCACGCGAATCTGCCAGGCTTATGTCCTGCCTCGCTAACGAAAGACAGATGGGCATCGCCATGACTAATTTTGCCTACAGTAAGGACGGCCGTCTTCCCTACGACGAACTCGATCTCTCGCAGGGCACTTGGCCCAACGCCCCCATACGTGTCACTTGGGACGACCAGCTCTCCCAGTACGACAGCCGCCAGCTCGATCAGCAGGCCGTCAATCAGGATCTCCTCGCTGAGGAAGACGGTGTTCAGAATCTCTACCTCTGCCCATCCGACGACCTCGATCGAGAAACCGCGGGCATCGCCAAACGAACTTACGCCATGGCCGCTGGAAGCCAATTTCACCAGCAGAACCCTGACCTCGGTACTTGGGAAGTCGGCATCTATGGCTGGGACCAGATCATCCACGTGAACGAGGACCGCCGAACACTCTGGTCCGCGAAGATCGACAGTGTCTTCGATGCTTCAGGCACCATCGCTATCGGTGAATACGCCACCGAGACCAACTATCTGGGACGCGCCGAAGACCGCGTAATGGAGCTGTTGAACATGGAGGCCCCAGACGCACCCGAAGCCGGCTATACCCCACACCAGGCCAGCGGTCGCACCAATTTCCTCTATGTCGACGGGCACGCCTCCACCAGCTCCTATCCCGAAGTCTTCGAGAACCGCATAGCCAAGGGCAATTACAACGGAACCGCTTTTGACTGCTTCAAGTGAGCCGTCTTGCTCACGCATCTCTGTTTCAACCTTAAGGAGGGTTACGATGATAGTAGATTCAATGATGAGAACATGTTGCACCTTCACGGCCGCCAGTCTGCTCGCGACAACAGCAGCCACGGCACAAGTTGGCCCCGGCCAACCCTTCATCGCCGACGACTTCGAGTCTGGCCTCGGTTCATGGGGTACTGAGGGCGGAACCGCCGCTGTCAGCATCACCGCGGATGCCTTCAACGGTGCAGGGGCATTGGAAGTCGATTACGCCGCTGATTTCGATGGGGCGCGTATCGATATCCCTCTCGATCCCAGCAATATCTTCGCTGAGATGAATCTGGGATTCGTCTACAAGGCCGCCGTCGATAGCGCTTCTGCCCTCCCGGGTCTACGCGCACTCGTGGTTGAGTTCAGCCCGTCGGGTCTCACCTTCCATAACGGTGATTTCCTGTTTGCTAGCGACACATGGCAGGCATCGCCGCTACAGACCATCAACCTTGCTCGCCCTGATGCCGACGCGCTCGCCCTGATCATTCAGGGACACACCAACAAGCCCGGTTCCTTCATTGTTGATGACCTGACTCTCTCCAACGTTCCGGAGCCCGCCTCCGCAGCCTTGCTCGGACTCGCTGGACTCATCGCGACACGCAGACGCTGACACCGAGTTAACTCGCGTCACATCGCCTAACCGTGGTGTGACGCCTTATGTGACGGATCACATACACCGCAGCTAGGGATAAACATGCGTAAAGCACTCCAGATTGCGATCTCACTCGCCTTTTGTGCCTCGACCACCCAGGCTGATGTGTCATTCAGCGGTGCCCCTGTGTACCAGGCTACCGTCGGCGCATGGTGGACACCTTTCTACGACCTCAACTCATCAGAGCCGGCCAAAAACTGGGCCGATACCCGCTACGACGCGTATCACTCCAACCCGTCTGGCCAAACCGCACTGGGTACCTATAGCTCCGGTTGGGTTCAGACCATCGATAGCCAGATCGCCCAGATGAAAGCCGCGGGCATTGATTTTGTTCTCTCCGATCTCACCAACGGCGTCGGCAATGGCATGTCCGAAACTGAGATCCTGATTCAGCGAAACACGATCCCGGTCGCAGCCGCTATCGGTGGTCCCCTGTGGTTCGGCGGGCCCACCCCCGCCGATGTTCAGGCACAGATGCAGCTCGAAGTCGATGCCGTCTGGAACAAGCTCGCTAACCAGCCCAACTATGTGCAGTACGAGGGGCAGCCTCTGCTTGTGGCTTACGCCTCATACGACCAGGGGACCCAGAACATGCTTTTGCCGTTCTGGGGCGACTCTCGGTTTAACGTCCAGCGCGCCACCGGCCGACTCGATGCCGCCAATGCTAATCTCGATCTAGATCAACTTCCCTGGGATTCCTGGTGGGGCTGGCTCAACGAAGATCAGTTTGCAAGCCCCACCGCCATGGTCGTCAGCCCTGGTTACGACACCGTGCACCTGCGCGGCTCAGCCGGCTTCAAGAAAGACCGATTCGACGGCGAGGTCTACATCCAGCAATGGCTGGGTGCTATTGCCAACGATCCGGATTTCGTGATCATCGCCAGCTGGAACGACTACAACGAAGAGAACCACATCGAGCCCAGCGAGCCCCGAGTCACGGGTGCTCCTCAATGGAAAGACATCAATGGCTTCCAGACCAGCGATCTCTACGTCCAGCTGACTCAGGGCTACACCGCTCTGCGTGCCAACGTTCTGATTGAAGGTTTCTACTACAGCGAGGAATCTTCTTCTGATATCTATCGTCTTGAGCAAGGCAGCCTAATTTACATCGGGGCCGTCAGCCAGATCGAGCCCAACTCTGCTGTGGTCCGGCTGCCAGGCAGCCTTCTGACAGATATTCGCAACCATCGGACACTCTCGACCTACCCGCCTCCTACACTGCCTTCGGGTGATCTTGACAGCAATGGTATCATATCCGCCGCAGATTTTGACATACTTCTCGATGCCATCCACCTCGGAAGCATTGACCCAGCCTACGACTACGATTTTTCAGGAACCATCGATGCCCTGGACGCCCGTGTCTGGCTCGTGCAGATCTTCAACACGCGCTCTGGCGACATCAATCTCGATCATCTCATCGACCTGAATGACCTCTCGCTGCTCGCCACCTACTTTGGGCAAAGCGGGAGCTACAAGCAAGGTGACGCTAATTTTAATGGTGTAATTGACCTACTCGATCTCTCCATTATGGCTACCAATTTTGGATATAACTCGGTTCCAGAACCAGCATTCGCTTGGCTGACGGCCACTCTCGTCGGTCACGTTTACCGACGCACCCGATCAACACCCCTTAAATCAAGGAAGTGATATAATCATGAAATCGAACACATGCCTGCTCGTCGCAACCGTCTCGTTCTTGTCCGCCACTGCCGCGAATGCCCAGGTCGGCCCTGGAGAGAACTTCCTTGCCGATGATTTCGAGGATGGAATCGGCCTGTGGTTCTCCGAGGGGGTCACCGGTGGAGTCGATATCTCCAGCGACGCTTTCGAAGGCATTGGAGCTCTCGAAGTCGATTACATTGCTGACTTTCATGGAGCCAGACAGGACATCAGCCTCGATCCATCAAATCGCATGGCTGAGATCGATCTCGGCTTCGTCTACAAAACCGCACCCGACAACTCAGTTGAGCTACCTGGAGCAAGAGCTGTTCTTGTCGAGTTCAGCCCATCCGGGATCACTTTCCACAACGGTGATTTCCTGTTCGCGACCGACACATGGCAGGCTGCACCACCCACTCGCTTCACACTCGCACGACCCGACGCCGATGCACTCGGCCTCATCATCCAGGGACACACAAATCGTCCTGGATCATTCCTTATCGATAATCTCACCCTCACTAACGCCGCCGCGCCTGCCCTGCTCGGCGATTTCGACAACTCCGGCGACCTCACCATCGCCGACGTCGATCTTCTTTCCGCAGCCATTCAAGGCGGACCTGCCGGCCCAGAGTTCGATCTGGACGAAAGCGGCACCCTTACCAATGCGGACCTGACTTTCTGGCTCGAAGATCTATTCGGTACCCGACTCGGCGACGCCAACCTCGATCATGAAGTCGATCTTCTTGATCTCTCAGCCTTAGCCTCAAAATTCGGCCAGCCCGCAAGCTACGCTGAAGGTGACTTCACTGCTGATGGTTTCGTTGATCTTCTCGACCTCTCAGCCCTCGCCACCAACTTCGGTTTAGAGGGTGGAACCGTCATTCCCGAGCCTGCTGTTGCTACGCTTGCTCTCATCCCCTTGATAGCCGTCAGAAGACGACACCACTAATCCGTACTACGTCGCAGCCAGTCTCCTAAGAAAGATCAAAACGAATCCATGAAGGCCTGCTTAATCCTCACCTACCTGCTGTTATTGATCATGAGTGATACAGCGCCTGCGGCCGTAACTGAGTCCATGGTCACCGTGATCAATTCTACAGACCATGGTGCCATCGGTGATGGGAATAATGATGACACGGCCGCTATTGCGAGCATGCTTGCCACACTAGAGGTAATCGAAGGCCCGGCTAGGCTCCAGTTCGAATCGAACCGCGTCTACCGAATAGCCAAGCCTGTGATTGACGGCTTTGCGATTAAGCTTATGGGGCGAGTCGATGTCACAATTGATGGCGGTCAATCCACTTTCCTGCTCGCTCCGAACGTCCGATTCCTGCATGCAATCGACTGCACGCATCTCAGCGTCCAAGGCATCAGAATCGACTACGACCCGCTTCCATTCGTCGAAGCCGACATTATCGACGCGCAGCCCGGACAACCCATCATCACCGTTCGTTCGCAGGAAGGCTTCGATCTTCGTCGCTCGGGCGGACCTACGAGAGACCCTGATGAACAGGCTTACTTCGGTATGTCCTGGCATCAGGGCCCCCACAGCCTCATCGGCCATCACCAGATGATTGAAGAGGTCGAGCACCTTCCCGACAACACTGCGAGAATCCGGCTGGCACATCCCTATGAACCAGTAAACACTGGCGTAGACCACATACCCACTATCACACTACCCGTCCCTGGCATTGCGCATTTACAGGGCCCCGGTCACGTCTTCAAGATCTACAAATGCCATTCCGCTGACCTCGAAGATATCGAAGTGTGGTCCGCGCCCTGGTTTGCCTTTGGCATCTTCGGAAACACCGGTGATCTCACCTTCCGCCACACACACGTACGCCCCAAACCCGGATCTAGCCGGACCACCTCAACCTGGCGCGATGCCTTCCACGTCAAGAACAACGCTGCCTCTCTTCTGTTTGAGGACATCCACGCCCAGGGATGCAACGACGACACCTTCAACATCTCGTCTCACGGCTCACGAGTCTGGAAGCAGATCGACGAGCAGACGTTCGATCTCGTACAGGTCTATCCCCTCGAAATCACCCCACTCAACCCGGGTGATCAGGTCGCTTTCTATGACCCCACCAACCACCGCTTCCTCGCCAACGCCCGGCTTGTGAGCGTCCAAGGCGAGCAAGCTCCCGAGTTCCGTGACGGCCAACCCTACTCGCCCATCCTGCGTGTCAGAGTC
Coding sequences within:
- a CDS encoding MFS transporter; the protein is MPDDNLAEQASVEVPPEVAVFEREGNLYDEQGRRVWRCGSLIYTRARLARLFSILFVGQFTFNLEFVAFPVLLPLLLHSKGMDAGQIGTLLAIIPLGALLVFPIIGTMSDRTQTRWGRRRPYDFLTTPIWYVGLLMLPFVDSFAAAIIPLALISFAGAGSNILNALYNDVVPPELMGRFVAGMRLIGGVGAIFFQAGVLRFFDDHPVAVFIGISTLAFIVEMGMLILVKEGKYPPPPARKTLMSAVTDYAKLGFGNRYIILLGFVIGATALGGPVMGSYFNIYVTSEDVGLGLSSEYLGNLLAIGTATSMLFLIPAGWLIDRSGPKLLWGAGCAVVGALQIGLLLAESQSMLVVVYVLFAAANGVLTATLLPMLFAYLPQDRFGQLLSANQIFCRILQIIGAQLSGWVILWASNDYRYAFVFGGIAYLCTPLFMWLISKTRYPYPGFPPSISPNGGRSPGR
- a CDS encoding alpha-L-rhamnosidase-related protein; this translates as MNNQDLFQEVLPEASWLWHDEPTLDPVNRYVQFRKTFELKLLPTQCLMCITADESYQLFINGQYVGRGPARGYQSHWPVDEYVLDVYLREGINVIGVLVHNPGVGTFRYRSEGAAGLLCAAEIGDLVIRSDSSWLCRNDPTRVRRMIKLSKQLGFQERVDLRERDGDWHATDLDLGGDSWVEPFVLPFGGRPWDRVEQRGIPSLTTQQLPYQSVIGQAILSDDHLTEDGDGITSRYFEALNSADWQQPHIQWDKDGDWLRLQLPQVTEGHTVGVTIDLGRPSVGELLLEADSSASESKLDIVYSEAADETGRPILSDPRDHSRVDMATRVCFGEGVQAYHAFQIIGHRFATLLINGPASEINLSVGHRETLYPLEIRGEFETDRHDLMEIYRVSVSTQRNCMIDAYVDTPWREQAQWWGDTRIQARNTFYLSDDVRLFRRGLRQVGDPQQATAEGLTYGHAPTIGHYCVLPDYAPIWMLTIWDDYFQTGDPCLFEELWPRIDQVLGYFEQYGLADGELVPADSRYWLFLDWTPDLPRKGRPALLSMMLLEALDRVAELVDVVGLGGRAQRVGKLAEVLRHSIIEKLWDAENQHFRDGFAEDGSLYPSASLHTQVQALLVDVVPEEASALADRYLGSYLKGELSEGAQPTPFWLAYIYEAAHHWGLTDLALNHLREHWLPMVPFGGTWERFEPPGDGDTTCSHAWSAHPIHLLPQLLCGLRPTAPAWGEVVIKPHWESTLCSRASCSVPIGDGIITASWVLTNRLLEVNVELPQGHRAEVHLPTGVHAVGEGAHAWRLMHQDDWVHCKEVERYA
- a CDS encoding glycoside hydrolase family protein, whose product is MNSGTRTIPDTPAVVVSQSVQVPPRRRKSRVLSVTASGNLAKRVLLSYERLLMSPYTAEEIFTHTPGYEWPGDYEGRALLAASRLSATSGMAHPLVETLDKGWERHVNRQGYFGAIVSSGLADEQQLSSHGWVLRGLGAAYDVTGDPRWLVRGRRVVDGLTQGLKGLIASYPLTPPSSGDRSGLHAGHLSQAIDGWRISTDVGCAFIFLDGLTSFYRHYASEELRDLISAMAERFLLIDVVQAQAQTHATLTACRALLRAARILNRPDLIDSVESRFDLYLQYGSTALYQNQNWFGRPSWTEPCAIVDAMMVAEHLWQAKGQFRHLKALHGIWYSGLGHAQRCNGGYGCDSCVGVRGHHVGISTPEAPWCCTMRGADGLAYAAASALRVVDKQISLGLLESVQAELSLGGERLQLKIDSGYPREGRLVVEVLSSSISESICWRLPVLDDEDPIIRIDGIAHPVERVGQWSVFEFMPKAGSRIECTWRMAWTLDAWSHDSDRVRIQWGPLVLGSYSMPWLIGDQLHPERLEVSEPATLIDRVSGAVLRPLDDMVHRSMPDSTYQRQVLFRRG
- a CDS encoding helix-turn-helix domain-containing protein, which translates into the protein MPTAPASRQAGFGFNGNYMDIEPMAAPHQHLDIEIDFILEGGAEYTIANKHIRLIPGHLLIFWSTIPHQVKRFEPETKGCYLHLPIMEFFHWNLKSDLVARVSSCETVLIESGRYYELDRNLFKLWVEDFLSPGFKNSLAVRRQLMNEIEYRFRRVEPDAINAMPTVLNGPVPDVVIEMAKCIASDCCAPCFTVQTVAQQVELNERYAMTLFKKSLGMTIHEFILRHRVAHAQYLLATTDQTVLAVGLESGFGSQSSFYAAFKRYAKLAPADYREQLHSSN
- a CDS encoding DUF1559 family PulG-like putative transporter translates to MASMPDIQLINNRAFTLIELLVVISIIALLIGILLPALGAARESARLMSCLANERQMGIAMTNFAYSKDGRLPYDELDLSQGTWPNAPIRVTWDDQLSQYDSRQLDQQAVNQDLLAEEDGVQNLYLCPSDDLDRETAGIAKRTYAMAAGSQFHQQNPDLGTWEVGIYGWDQIIHVNEDRRTLWSAKIDSVFDASGTIAIGEYATETNYLGRAEDRVMELLNMEAPDAPEAGYTPHQASGRTNFLYVDGHASTSSYPEVFENRIAKGNYNGTAFDCFK
- a CDS encoding PEP-CTERM sorting domain-containing protein translates to MMRTCCTFTAASLLATTAATAQVGPGQPFIADDFESGLGSWGTEGGTAAVSITADAFNGAGALEVDYAADFDGARIDIPLDPSNIFAEMNLGFVYKAAVDSASALPGLRALVVEFSPSGLTFHNGDFLFASDTWQASPLQTINLARPDADALALIIQGHTNKPGSFIVDDLTLSNVPEPASAALLGLAGLIATRRR
- a CDS encoding pectate lyase family protein, with amino-acid sequence MVTVINSTDHGAIGDGNNDDTAAIASMLATLEVIEGPARLQFESNRVYRIAKPVIDGFAIKLMGRVDVTIDGGQSTFLLAPNVRFLHAIDCTHLSVQGIRIDYDPLPFVEADIIDAQPGQPIITVRSQEGFDLRRSGGPTRDPDEQAYFGMSWHQGPHSLIGHHQMIEEVEHLPDNTARIRLAHPYEPVNTGVDHIPTITLPVPGIAHLQGPGHVFKIYKCHSADLEDIEVWSAPWFAFGIFGNTGDLTFRHTHVRPKPGSSRTTSTWRDAFHVKNNAASLLFEDIHAQGCNDDTFNISSHGSRVWKQIDEQTFDLVQVYPLEITPLNPGDQVAFYDPTNHRFLANARLVSVQGEQAPEFRDGQPYSPILRVRVDRPVPSVVPNQTLFWSVTYSNPQTTLRRVRLYNSARLRSPVTIEDSHIEALLWITGWSDGTELPVPTDIVIRDSLLRYGRGNPTHAIIATPLEAQGDTDSRHLPGTPPVTNVVFERNRIFGGFYIGQATGIRLIENEFITEGHPIELFDIRAALLHGNTVDGEELKQKHLTLRLANDTDDVRITP